Proteins encoded in a region of the Odocoileus virginianus isolate 20LAN1187 ecotype Illinois chromosome 9, Ovbor_1.2, whole genome shotgun sequence genome:
- the TCFL5 gene encoding transcription factor-like 5 protein isoform X2, producing the protein MSGPGPREPPQAGGPAGPEGADAALGDAGLSFTTTDLSLVEMTEIEYTQLQHILYSHMEAAAADGELETRLNSAFLAAAAPGAAAGGFASAGGAAAAAAAGGAPPVYPVLCPPALADGGFAGANQCLGHIDFQELRMMLLSEAGAAPAAEKTPGADGPGPGAPRPKAPDGAGKENAEGAPEARVKSAVRVRLEDRFNSIPAETPPAPRGAEPPEPGVALNNLVTLIRHPSELMNVPLHQQQNKCTTLVKNKTAAATTALQFTYPLFTTNACSTSGNSNISQTQSSSNSCSVLETAKHQDIGLPRAFSFCYQQEIESTKQTLGSRNKALPEQVWIKVGEALCKQAINKRNRSRIRQLDTNVERRTLGEIQNVGEGSTVAQGAWQSAESSQATLGEQTQSGPQGGRSQRRERHNRMERDRRRRIRICCDELNLLVPFCNAETDKATTLQWTTAFLKYIQERHGDSLKKEFESVFCGKTGRRLKLTRPDSLVTCPAQESLQSSPAMEIK; encoded by the exons ATGTCGGGCCCCGGGCCGCGGGAGCCGCCGCAGGCGGGCGGGCCGGCGGGCCCCGAGGGCGCGGACGCTGCGCTGGGCGACGCGGGGCTGAGCTTCACGACCACCGACCTGAGCCTGGTGGAGATGACGGAGATCGAGTACACGCAACTGCAGCACATTCTCTACTCGCACAtggaggcggcggcggccgaCGGCGAGCTCGAGACGCGCCTCAACTCGGCCTTtctggcggcggcggcgcccgGCGCGGCGGCGGGAGGCTTCGCGTCGGCGGGGGgcgcggcagcggcggcggcggcggggggcgcGCCGCCCGTGTACCCGGTGCTGTGCCCGCCCGCGCTGGCCGACGGCGGCTTCGCAGGCGCCAACCAGTGCCTGGGCCACATCGACTTCCAGGAGCTGCGCATGATGCTGCTGAGCGAGGCGGGCGCGGCTCCCGCCGCCGAGAAGACGCCGGGCGCCGACGGCCCGGGCCCGGGCGCACCCCGGCCCAAGGCGCCCGACGGCGCCGGCAAGGAGAACGCGGAGGGCGCGCCCGAGGCGCGGGTCAAGTCGGCGGTGCGCGTCCGCCTGGAGGACCGCTTCAACAGCATCCCTGCCGAGACCCCGCCCGCCCCGCGTGGCGCGGAGCCTCCGGAGCCCGGCGTGGCGCTCAACAA TTTGGTTACTCTTATTCGCCATCCATCCGAACTAATGAATGTTCCTCTtcatcaacaacaaaacaaatgtacaacattagtgaaaaataaaactgctgcTGCAACTACTGCTTTGCAATTTACATACCCTCTGTTTACTACAAATGCTTGCTCTACTAGTGGAAATTCTAATATTTCACAAACACAG AGTTCTAGTAACTCATGTTCTGTACTTGAAACTGCCAAGCATCAGGATATTGGATTGCCAAgagcattttctttctgttatcaGCAAGAAATTGAATCCACTAAGCAGACTTTGGGTAGTAGAAACAAAGCTTTGCCTGAGCAGGTTTGGATTAAAGTAGGAG AAGCGCTATGTAAACAAGCCATAAATAAGAGGAATCGGAGTAGGATACGTCAGTTGGACACAAACGTAGAACGAAGAACCCTTGGAGAGATTCAGAACGTGGGCGAAGGCTCCACGGTGGCACAGGGTGCTTGGCAGTCAGCAGAGTCGTCCCAGGCCACCCTCGGTGAGCAGACCCAGAGCGGGCCGCAGGGGGGCCGGTCCCAACGCAGGGAGAGGCACAACCGCATGGAAAGAGACCGAAG GCGCAGAATCCGCATTTGCTGTGACGAGCTGAACCTTTTAGTCCCGTTTTGCAATGCCGAAACTGATAAGGCCACGACTCTGCAGTGGACCACAGCATTCCTGAAATACATTCAGGAGAGGCACGGAGATTCTCTTAAAAAG GAATTTGAGAGTGTATTTTGCGGTAAAACTGGCAGAAGGCTAAAGCTGACCAGACCAGACTCCTTGGTGACATGTCCTGCACAGGAGAGTCTACAGAGCAGCCCAGCTATGGAGATCAAGTGA
- the TCFL5 gene encoding transcription factor-like 5 protein isoform X1 — MSGPGPREPPQAGGPAGPEGADAALGDAGLSFTTTDLSLVEMTEIEYTQLQHILYSHMEAAAADGELETRLNSAFLAAAAPGAAAGGFASAGGAAAAAAAGGAPPVYPVLCPPALADGGFAGANQCLGHIDFQELRMMLLSEAGAAPAAEKTPGADGPGPGAPRPKAPDGAGKENAEGAPEARVKSAVRVRLEDRFNSIPAETPPAPRGAEPPEPGVALNNLVTLIRHPSELMNVPLHQQQNKCTTLVKNKTAAATTALQFTYPLFTTNACSTSGNSNISQTQSSSNSCSVLETAKHQDIGLPRAFSFCYQQEIESTKQTLGSRNKALPEQVWIKVGEEALCKQAINKRNRSRIRQLDTNVERRTLGEIQNVGEGSTVAQGAWQSAESSQATLGEQTQSGPQGGRSQRRERHNRMERDRRRRIRICCDELNLLVPFCNAETDKATTLQWTTAFLKYIQERHGDSLKKEFESVFCGKTGRRLKLTRPDSLVTCPAQESLQSSPAMEIK, encoded by the exons ATGTCGGGCCCCGGGCCGCGGGAGCCGCCGCAGGCGGGCGGGCCGGCGGGCCCCGAGGGCGCGGACGCTGCGCTGGGCGACGCGGGGCTGAGCTTCACGACCACCGACCTGAGCCTGGTGGAGATGACGGAGATCGAGTACACGCAACTGCAGCACATTCTCTACTCGCACAtggaggcggcggcggccgaCGGCGAGCTCGAGACGCGCCTCAACTCGGCCTTtctggcggcggcggcgcccgGCGCGGCGGCGGGAGGCTTCGCGTCGGCGGGGGgcgcggcagcggcggcggcggcggggggcgcGCCGCCCGTGTACCCGGTGCTGTGCCCGCCCGCGCTGGCCGACGGCGGCTTCGCAGGCGCCAACCAGTGCCTGGGCCACATCGACTTCCAGGAGCTGCGCATGATGCTGCTGAGCGAGGCGGGCGCGGCTCCCGCCGCCGAGAAGACGCCGGGCGCCGACGGCCCGGGCCCGGGCGCACCCCGGCCCAAGGCGCCCGACGGCGCCGGCAAGGAGAACGCGGAGGGCGCGCCCGAGGCGCGGGTCAAGTCGGCGGTGCGCGTCCGCCTGGAGGACCGCTTCAACAGCATCCCTGCCGAGACCCCGCCCGCCCCGCGTGGCGCGGAGCCTCCGGAGCCCGGCGTGGCGCTCAACAA TTTGGTTACTCTTATTCGCCATCCATCCGAACTAATGAATGTTCCTCTtcatcaacaacaaaacaaatgtacaacattagtgaaaaataaaactgctgcTGCAACTACTGCTTTGCAATTTACATACCCTCTGTTTACTACAAATGCTTGCTCTACTAGTGGAAATTCTAATATTTCACAAACACAG AGTTCTAGTAACTCATGTTCTGTACTTGAAACTGCCAAGCATCAGGATATTGGATTGCCAAgagcattttctttctgttatcaGCAAGAAATTGAATCCACTAAGCAGACTTTGGGTAGTAGAAACAAAGCTTTGCCTGAGCAGGTTTGGATTAAAGTAGGAG AAGAAGCGCTATGTAAACAAGCCATAAATAAGAGGAATCGGAGTAGGATACGTCAGTTGGACACAAACGTAGAACGAAGAACCCTTGGAGAGATTCAGAACGTGGGCGAAGGCTCCACGGTGGCACAGGGTGCTTGGCAGTCAGCAGAGTCGTCCCAGGCCACCCTCGGTGAGCAGACCCAGAGCGGGCCGCAGGGGGGCCGGTCCCAACGCAGGGAGAGGCACAACCGCATGGAAAGAGACCGAAG GCGCAGAATCCGCATTTGCTGTGACGAGCTGAACCTTTTAGTCCCGTTTTGCAATGCCGAAACTGATAAGGCCACGACTCTGCAGTGGACCACAGCATTCCTGAAATACATTCAGGAGAGGCACGGAGATTCTCTTAAAAAG GAATTTGAGAGTGTATTTTGCGGTAAAACTGGCAGAAGGCTAAAGCTGACCAGACCAGACTCCTTGGTGACATGTCCTGCACAGGAGAGTCTACAGAGCAGCCCAGCTATGGAGATCAAGTGA
- the TCFL5 gene encoding transcription factor-like 5 protein isoform X3 — protein MSGPGPREPPQAGGPAGPEGADAALGDAGLSFTTTDLSLVEMTEIEYTQLQHILYSHMEAAAADGELETRLNSAFLAAAAPGAAAGGFASAGGAAAAAAAGGAPPVYPVLCPPALADGGFAGANQCLGHIDFQELRMMLLSEAGAAPAAEKTPGADGPGPGAPRPKAPDGAGKENAEGAPEARVKSAVRVRLEDRFNSIPAETPPAPRGAEPPEPGVALNKVLVTHVLYLKLPSIRILDCQEHFLSVISKKLNPLSRLWVVETKLCLSRFGLK, from the exons ATGTCGGGCCCCGGGCCGCGGGAGCCGCCGCAGGCGGGCGGGCCGGCGGGCCCCGAGGGCGCGGACGCTGCGCTGGGCGACGCGGGGCTGAGCTTCACGACCACCGACCTGAGCCTGGTGGAGATGACGGAGATCGAGTACACGCAACTGCAGCACATTCTCTACTCGCACAtggaggcggcggcggccgaCGGCGAGCTCGAGACGCGCCTCAACTCGGCCTTtctggcggcggcggcgcccgGCGCGGCGGCGGGAGGCTTCGCGTCGGCGGGGGgcgcggcagcggcggcggcggcggggggcgcGCCGCCCGTGTACCCGGTGCTGTGCCCGCCCGCGCTGGCCGACGGCGGCTTCGCAGGCGCCAACCAGTGCCTGGGCCACATCGACTTCCAGGAGCTGCGCATGATGCTGCTGAGCGAGGCGGGCGCGGCTCCCGCCGCCGAGAAGACGCCGGGCGCCGACGGCCCGGGCCCGGGCGCACCCCGGCCCAAGGCGCCCGACGGCGCCGGCAAGGAGAACGCGGAGGGCGCGCCCGAGGCGCGGGTCAAGTCGGCGGTGCGCGTCCGCCTGGAGGACCGCTTCAACAGCATCCCTGCCGAGACCCCGCCCGCCCCGCGTGGCGCGGAGCCTCCGGAGCCCGGCGTGGCGCTCAACAA AGTTCTAGTAACTCATGTTCTGTACTTGAAACTGCCAAGCATCAGGATATTGGATTGCCAAgagcattttctttctgttatcaGCAAGAAATTGAATCCACTAAGCAGACTTTGGGTAGTAGAAACAAAGCTTTGCCTGAGCAGGTTTGGATTAAAGTAG